The window GAACAGTTCGTCGCCATCGTGAACTTTGAGCACTCGGTCTTCCGTTTGTGGGTCGGTCAACCCCTCGAACATGGAGCGGAGGTCCTCTTTGATCGCGGGAACGTCCTCGGGGGTGACAACGCCGGGGTCGAACCGTATCGTATCGTTGATGTACACGTTGCCCGACCCGTGAGCGAACGCGACCGTTTCTTCGAAATCGACGTCGTAGAGGTTGTGCTCGCCCGGCACCTGTGCGGCGACAGAATCGACGACGGAACGTGGGAGATGTTCGACGAGCAACTTTTCGCTCACGCCCATCCGGGAAAGAAGCCCCTGTACACGGTCTTTCGTCAGCCCGAGGCGTGCGAGTGCACCCCGTGTTCCGTCCCCGCCTTTTCGGTGGAGCAATCCTTCGCGCTCCAACAGGGTGTTGAGAAAGACGAACTGGGAGATCGGCCCGAATCCGTGGTCGGAGACGACGAACAGGGCGGCATCGCGGGATTCGGTGTATTCCATCACTTCGCCGAGGATATCGTCCAACTCGCGATAGTGATCGAGGAGGATGTCGTCCTCCCAGATGAGATGCTGGAGTCGGTCCGGCGCGGTGTAGACGAAAAAGAAGAGTCGCCATTGTTCTTCCATCAGCCGACGCATCAGCTTTCGTCTGTTGTCGAGCAGGGTGGACAGTTCCTCCAGAAACTCGTCCGGTCGGTCGCGGAACTCGTCCCACGAGAGACCGATCTTGTAATCCGGAATCGTCTTTTTGAGTTCAGCGCCGAACTCGGTCGGATGCGTGAACCGCTTGTCCATCTCCGGCGTCATCATCCCCGTGACGAGCGTTCCGTCGATTTCGCTCGCGGGATAGGTCATCGGAACGTTGCCGACGGCTGACGGCGAGATGATATCCCACAGCTCGGGCCGTCGAACGTCGGCGCTGGTGTTCATTCGGTGGGAATAGCTCGATTCCAGATGCTGGAAATCGTACAGTCCGTGTTTGTCCGGCCATACTCCCGTTGCGATCGTCGGCCATGCGAGCGGCGTGGCGTCCGGTGTCGTGCTCGAAAGCGGGCCGGAAGCCCCCTCTTCGATCAACCGAGCAAAATTCGGTAGTTGTCCCTCCTCTGTCCATCGGCGAATCAATCCCCACGGGACGCCGTCAAATCCGAGAACGAACGCCCTCACCGGGTTGGAAGTTTCCATCGACATATGTATCGTCGCCGGGGCAGGCCGACCTGCCCGTGGCTCTGTCCCTTCACACCATCGGGAATCGCTTTGTTATGGGCTGATTTCGGCAAATATGGGCGTGGCTACGTCCGGTAGGGCAGGGCTGAGGAATTCGTTTTGCTGGGGCTTGGACGGGGAGGCGACGGGTGGGACTCCCATCAGAACGAACCCGGCCCCCTCGAGACGTTGTTGCAACGACCGCGCTTCCGCAATGGTTTGATACGGACGGCCGACCCCCGACAGTCGCTCGGGCATGACTATTCGCTTCTGTCTGCGCCCATCCGTTCGTGGCCGTATCCCCAGGCGGGCGAGTCGACGAACTCGTCCGTCACGTGATTCCGGGGTATATCACCCGGCGGTGGAAGTCGGGATTGTAGGGAAACACGGAATTCCTCCAGAAAGCGGCACGTCGGCAGGATCCGACGGGCAGGCCATCGACGTGCCTTCCAGTGGAGAAGCCGGGAACGGGCGGCCGAAAAAACTCACGAATCGGCCGTGAGCGACGGGAAATCCTCGTCCGTAGAAATAGCGAAGGAACTTCGTTCTTCAGCAGGCGTTGATCGTCACGACGACCTCCAATTACGCAAAACCGTCTCCAAATCGAATCCGAACCTATTCGATGTAGTATAGGTCGAAACCACCGCCGGATTGCACCCGCGAAACGCCCCGCTGACTGTTCAGCGTTCGGAACCCTTTCCTCGGGAACCGGAGTCCCTTGTAGACCGTCAACTCGCGTTCCCTGGCGGCGTCGGTTACCGGCAAATAGTGTGGTTCCTCGAAGACGGTCGTGAGGCGTTTCGCGGTGAAATTGTCCTCGGTCGCGTTCATATCGCTCCCATAAATCGGTTCGGCTCGCCAGTCAGCCGCTCTGCTCGCCTCGTAGCCCAAGATCGCGTCCGCATATCGCTCTCCCGGTGACCGAAGTCCGGTGAACAGGACGTCACCGCGATTCTCGAACGCCGTCTCGTAGCCCGCCATCCCCGATTCCGAGACTTGTCCGGACGGCTGGTACATGTACGGCGAGTGGAACACCGTCAGCAGCGAAAAGACGAGGAGGACGGCGAACAGTCCACCGGCGAACATCGAGACGAGGCTACCGTTCGGTACCCTCGTCTCGATCGCATCGACACCGCGAGCGACTGCGACACCCCCGAGAATCGTCACGGGGACCATCATGAATCCCAGCACACGGAAATGGAACTGTCCCAGACTCGCCGCGAAAAACGCCCCAAACAGGAGTGTCAAGGGAATCATCCCGACCGCGACGTATTTCGTGAAAGCGCTGGTGTTCGTCCCTCGAACGCGGTCGAGCAGTCCGCCGAGCATGAAGAATCCCGCGAAGACGCTGAGAATCAGGCCGACGAGGAACAGTTTTACGAACAGCAATTTGATGCTTCCACCGAGTTGCGAGAGGCTTGCCGCCGCTTGCGTCGTATCGGTCGCCGCTGCCGGGTCGTCGAGCAGACTCGTGATGAGTGCCGTCACTGCCCCACCAGACCGTTCGTGAAACGGCGTCCAAAGCAAGAACACCGCCGCGAGGAACATCGTTTGGCCGTACAATGCGCGGTGGCGGGAGATGACGTGTCCGTTCCGGAACAGTCGGTAGATGAACTGAACGACGACCACCCCGCCGAAAAGCAAGATGGCGTTCGCGGCCTGTTGTGGATGGACGAAAACGATGGCGACGGACGCCAACGCGAGCAGCGTTCCCGCCGACGAGCCGAGGAGCGGGAGTCGTCGCCCGTCCGTTGCTGTCACGTACTTCGCCAGCAGATAGATGACGAGCGGAAGGAACAGGATCGCTTGCGAGGTCGGGTGTGGCATGACGAAGACGCTGATGGCATTGATTGGGAGGAGCAGGAATCCGGCCAGCGCCGCGAACGTCACGGCGCGATCTTCGTTGACGATGACGCGTACCGTCAACGGGACGAACAGCAGATAGACGAGGACGAACGCGGAAACCATCAGCAGGAGTGACCGACGGAGCGGTATTCCCGTTAATTCGCTAATGACGATTCCCACGGTGTGCGTTCCGGGATAGAGCAGCTCGTACGGTTCCATCCTCCCTGCAACGACGTCCTTCGCCCATCCCAGATGGGTCAATGCATCGCCCGGCCCGTAGAAATGATACCCGCGAATCACCGGAAGTGACGCGATCGAGAGCGTTGCCGTCCCACTCAAAACCAGGCCAATCAACCGGTACCAATCCGGGGACGACACTGCAACGCCAATTCCCGCCAGCAAAGCGATACCGACCCCGACCCAGAAGAGCAGAGGAGTTGCCCGATAAATCGACAGCTCGTACGCCTGCGCCGGTGATTCGTGTGCCATCCAAACACCCGCTGTGAGTGCCAAAAATCCGACGACGAGCACGCTCTTCTCCAGTCGGTGTGCAACAGTTCGTGCCATTCGCTCGTTTCCCGCGTCGGCCGGTTCACCCTTTGTTATGGACTTCCTGTCTGCGTCCAGTTCGGACGAGTACGTCTGTCACGTAATCAACGACGTCGATCTTGTCCTCGATGAGACGATCTCGCCGTCGCGCGAAGGTTTCGGGGTCCGCATCCCTGACGAGATATTTGGCCCGTTCCACTGCATCGCGGTCGTCCGCGGTCGAATAGAGCAGTCCGTACTCGGCCAGTTCGAGGAAGTTGGTCATATCGTTCTCCCCGGCGAACGACTGCGCTCGCACTGCGGGGGTTCCGAGGACTGCGGCCTCCGTCGCCATCGTCGCCGAATCACCGACGTACAGGTCGGCGAAAGCGAGCAAATCGTGTACGAGATGCGGTGGTACCGGCAGTCGATACTCCGCGAACTCCTCCGGAAGCGACGACTCGCTCGTAACGTACACGTCACCATGGTTGGAAAGAAACGAAACGAGATCGCGTTTTGCCTCCCGCGAGAACCCGTTCTGGCCCACATCGTGCAGGGCCGACCACTGCCGAAACCGGATGAGGAAATACGGTTCGTCGGGAGTTACGCCGTATTCCCGTAGTCGGTCGGGGTTCGGAGCAAACCGGTCCGGGTGGAGGTACGCGAGTTCGTGGTAGCCGTCGTATCGGACGTGATTCGAACCGAAATCGTCACGAAATCGACGAGGAGTACAGACGACGTGTGCCAGCGGCGTCGTCAGCCGGTGTGACTGTGCACCCTCGTTGTCGATCCAGACGACGCTCCGTGCACCGACCAACGGGGCGACGTGCGACACCGCAACCCCGCCGATCGCGGTCATAACGTCCGGACGGATTCGCATCGTTTCGTGGAGCAGGCGCGCTTCGTAGGTCGCTTGCACCCGGGCCAGCCCGGAGAGGGAGTTCGCCTTTCCGGCGAGGACGGTGTGCTCGATGTCGTAGTGATCGAGCAGGACGAGCGCGATGTCCTTGTCCCGAGCGAAGACGTGAACGTCGTGGTCATCTTCCTCCAACGCTTTAATGACGTGACGGAAGAAGTGGACGTGCGCCGGGTGCTGAATGGTGATGACGACTTTCATCAGAGGACGGTTTCGTACACGCCGCGGATTCGTTCGCCCATTCGTCCGAGACTGATGTCACGGACGTTTTCACGGCCGTTCGACCGTCGAGGATCCGAAAGTACGTCAACCAGTCCGGCCACGAGTTCGGCGTCCGAGACACAGACTCGCGAAGGTGAAACCGCCGACAAACGGTCCCGGACGTCGCCGACGTCGGTCGTGACGACCGGCAGGTTACAGGCCATCGCCTCCTTGACGGAGTTCGGCGACCCCTCGCTTTTCGAGGGGAGCAAGAGAACGTCCGCGGCGTTGTAGTAGTTCGCCATCTCCTCGTGTGGAACGCCGAAAACGCTCTGGAGTTCGACCGTCCCTTCGATGCGTTCCGCGGCCGCGGCGACGACTCGCTCCGCTCGTGGGAAGTCCTTCACGTCCCGAGTCGGGGGGTACGGAAACAGCACGTGTTTGGCATCCTGTCGCCATCCGACCTCGTTGCGTGCATCCGATTTCGACATCGGCGCGAACCGGGTCAGGTTGATACCGTGGGGGATGACGTGGCAGTCGCAGTCGAGTTCGCCAGCCATCTCGTCGGACATCACGATAACCGCATCACAGTGGCGGGCACAGCGTTTGCTCAGCCAGCCATACTCGCCGAGGAGGTCCGACCCCCACAGCGAAAGGACGACTGGCAAACGAGGTTGAGCGAGCGCCATCGGCGCTGTCAACCCGTAATTCGCGTGAATGAGATCGTATTCCCCGAGCGAATTTCGGAAGACGGTCGGGAAAAAGCGCAAGTAGTCGCTCGGTGACCGCTGCGTAACCGACTCGTCATAGGCACGGTGCATTCCTGGCGGCGAGAGCGTCTCCCCGCGAACGCCGTGCTCACCGAGAACGCGAATTTGCTCGTTGAAAAAGCGGGCATCGGCATTCGTCACGAGGTTTAGCACTCGTAGCGAAGATTCGGTGCTGGTGCTCGATTGAATAACTCCCCTCGTCACAGTGTCCTGAGACTCGCCCGAGAACGGCTTTGTTATCCACCGCTTTATCGAACGTTCCAGCGCGACAGGGCGGTCGTACCGATGGGATGGGTCCCCCCTCATCGTCTCGAAACCGCCACCGTCCGCTCTATCGGTTTCGCCGTCGGAACGGCTTTCGTGGCAACGTCTACGATAACGTCGGTCAGATTCACCTTGTCCGCGAGGTACGCGTCCCGTTTCTCACACAGCCGTTCTTTCGCGGAATCGTCCGCGAGAATCGTCAGCGATTTTGCCAGCACGTCCTCGAAATCGCGGAAGTTGTGGATGAGCCCTTCGCGTTCGAGTTCGAGGAAGTTTCCCATGTCCGATTCGCCGACGAACGAGTTCGACCGAATCGCGGGCGTTCCGAGCAATGCGGCCTCCGTGACCATCGTCTGTGTATCCGCAACCAACAGGGACGCTTCCGCCAGCGCGTCGTGAAGCAGTGCCGGATGGAGGTCGAACGACCGGGCGTCGCCGGGTGCCGGATTACCCCCTTCGTCCGAGACGAACACCGTCGCCTGTTCGGAGAGCGCGGAGATGAGCTGCCGTCGTTTCGCGGGCGAGAATCCGGAATGCCCCACGTCGTGGTGTGACCCGAATGCGTTGAACCGGACGATGACGAACTCCTCGTCCGGCCCGACGCCGAGTCGATTCCGGATGATCGGGTCGGGGTCGTACACCTCGGGATGAAGATACGCGAGTTCCTTGAAACCGCGGAACTCGTAATGTTTCTCGCCGAGATCCTTGCCGAACGTGTGTGGCGTGAGGAACGTATCCACGAACGGGCGGGCGACGACGTGGTCGATGGTCGTCGGTTCGGAATCCGCCACGACGACGACCGGGGTTCGTGTGAACGCTCCGGCGTGGGCCGCGTACGACCCGACACCGAAGATGAGGTCCGGACGATATCGACGGGCACGCCGGAAGATTTCGAAGTACTGTTCGGGCAGTTCGCGGAACAACGAGAACTTCGTCGTCTCACACTTCCCGTAGATTTCGTGTGGCAAGTCGTAATACTCCAGTAGGGCGCGAGTACAGCCGTAATCGCGCCCGAGGATGAACACGTCGTGTCCACGCTCGCGCAGGGTTTCCACCGCGTGTCGATAGAGGTGGACGTGCGCGGGCGTGTTGGTGAAAAATAGGTACTTCATCCCCTGACAAACTGGTATGCTCGTTTTGCGACGTCCATCGTTCTGCCACTCGATTCCACCAGATAGTACGGAACGAGGTCGGCACCGAACTTGGCTTTGTATCGGCAGAGCCGTTCCGTGTTCGCCCCCATCAGGTCGTAGGTAGTCACCGATTCGACCGGCGACCCTGAGACGATATCCTCGATGATGTGCCAATGGACGAGACTGTTCACGCTCGTCCCTTCGTAGACAGCCCGTGCACCACCCTGCCAGAAGTACGCCGCGTCGTTGGAGTAGAGCGCC of the Haladaptatus caseinilyticus genome contains:
- a CDS encoding alkaline phosphatase family protein codes for the protein MSMETSNPVRAFVLGFDGVPWGLIRRWTEEGQLPNFARLIEEGASGPLSSTTPDATPLAWPTIATGVWPDKHGLYDFQHLESSYSHRMNTSADVRRPELWDIISPSAVGNVPMTYPASEIDGTLVTGMMTPEMDKRFTHPTEFGAELKKTIPDYKIGLSWDEFRDRPDEFLEELSTLLDNRRKLMRRLMEEQWRLFFFVYTAPDRLQHLIWEDDILLDHYRELDDILGEVMEYTESRDAALFVVSDHGFGPISQFVFLNTLLEREGLLHRKGGDGTRGALARLGLTKDRVQGLLSRMGVSEKLLVEHLPRSVVDSVAAQVPGEHNLYDVDFEETVAFAHGSGNVYINDTIRFDPGVVTPEDVPAIKEDLRSMFEGLTDPQTEDRVLKVHDGDELFPTDPRSPDLVVKGRDEYETAVSLTRDVFRDSGSKVASHRPEGIFFAWGPSIEQGTTTTDANVTDIAPTVLHSLDEAVPSDADGRVLKEIFHSGSKPGHRAVSQREYGESGTPAAVEANFDDVEDRLRGLGYME
- a CDS encoding DUF354 domain-containing protein codes for the protein MKVVITIQHPAHVHFFRHVIKALEEDDHDVHVFARDKDIALVLLDHYDIEHTVLAGKANSLSGLARVQATYEARLLHETMRIRPDVMTAIGGVAVSHVAPLVGARSVVWIDNEGAQSHRLTTPLAHVVCTPRRFRDDFGSNHVRYDGYHELAYLHPDRFAPNPDRLREYGVTPDEPYFLIRFRQWSALHDVGQNGFSREAKRDLVSFLSNHGDVYVTSESSLPEEFAEYRLPVPPHLVHDLLAFADLYVGDSATMATEAAVLGTPAVRAQSFAGENDMTNFLELAEYGLLYSTADDRDAVERAKYLVRDADPETFARRRDRLIEDKIDVVDYVTDVLVRTGRRQEVHNKG
- a CDS encoding glycosyltransferase family 4 protein; the encoded protein is MLNLVTNADARFFNEQIRVLGEHGVRGETLSPPGMHRAYDESVTQRSPSDYLRFFPTVFRNSLGEYDLIHANYGLTAPMALAQPRLPVVLSLWGSDLLGEYGWLSKRCARHCDAVIVMSDEMAGELDCDCHVIPHGINLTRFAPMSKSDARNEVGWRQDAKHVLFPYPPTRDVKDFPRAERVVAAAAERIEGTVELQSVFGVPHEEMANYYNAADVLLLPSKSEGSPNSVKEAMACNLPVVTTDVGDVRDRLSAVSPSRVCVSDAELVAGLVDVLSDPRRSNGRENVRDISLGRMGERIRGVYETVL
- a CDS encoding DUF354 domain-containing protein, which produces MKYLFFTNTPAHVHLYRHAVETLRERGHDVFILGRDYGCTRALLEYYDLPHEIYGKCETTKFSLFRELPEQYFEIFRRARRYRPDLIFGVGSYAAHAGAFTRTPVVVVADSEPTTIDHVVARPFVDTFLTPHTFGKDLGEKHYEFRGFKELAYLHPEVYDPDPIIRNRLGVGPDEEFVIVRFNAFGSHHDVGHSGFSPAKRRQLISALSEQATVFVSDEGGNPAPGDARSFDLHPALLHDALAEASLLVADTQTMVTEAALLGTPAIRSNSFVGESDMGNFLELEREGLIHNFRDFEDVLAKSLTILADDSAKERLCEKRDAYLADKVNLTDVIVDVATKAVPTAKPIERTVAVSRR